From the genome of Quadrisphaera sp. RL12-1S, one region includes:
- a CDS encoding LacI family DNA-binding transcriptional regulator: MTSTQRRPVTMADVGAAAGVSSRTVSNVLSGAKPVTPATHAAVMAAVRELGYQMNVTARGLRTGRTGLLTVAVPALRIDYFAELALAAVDEAERHGWAVTIQQTQSDRERERAVLGGHDRLLSDGLVFQPHALGQEDRDLLVGDQPVVLLADHPMHADVDQLVLDNEGIGHAATTHLLERGRRRIAMVGPNDDPGLSTAGAYRRQGWSRALRSAGLSDASTLVVAQRWTWDGGVRAAEELLARGVPFDAVFCGNDSLALGAVHALRRHGLDVPGDVAVIGVDDVRDAARSTPALSTVAIDVAELAARAVRLLVAQIERDTSYEGPRTRTVEHRVVQRETT, translated from the coding sequence ATGACGTCGACACAGCGCCGGCCGGTGACCATGGCCGACGTCGGCGCGGCGGCGGGCGTCTCCAGCCGCACCGTGTCCAACGTCCTGTCCGGCGCCAAGCCGGTCACCCCCGCCACGCACGCCGCGGTCATGGCGGCGGTGCGGGAGCTCGGCTACCAGATGAACGTCACCGCGCGGGGCCTGCGGACGGGGCGCACCGGCCTGCTCACGGTGGCGGTGCCGGCGCTGCGCATCGACTACTTCGCCGAGCTGGCCCTCGCCGCGGTCGACGAGGCCGAGCGCCACGGGTGGGCCGTCACCATCCAGCAGACCCAGTCCGACCGCGAGCGGGAGCGGGCGGTCCTGGGCGGTCACGACCGCCTGCTCAGCGACGGACTGGTCTTCCAGCCCCACGCCCTGGGCCAGGAGGACCGCGACCTCCTCGTCGGTGACCAGCCGGTGGTGCTGCTGGCCGACCACCCGATGCACGCCGACGTGGACCAGCTGGTGCTCGACAACGAGGGCATCGGCCACGCCGCCACCACGCACCTGCTGGAGCGGGGACGGCGCCGCATCGCGATGGTCGGGCCCAACGACGACCCCGGGCTGAGCACCGCGGGCGCCTACCGCCGCCAGGGGTGGAGCCGGGCGCTGCGGTCGGCCGGCCTGTCGGACGCCTCCACCCTGGTGGTGGCGCAGCGGTGGACCTGGGACGGCGGGGTCCGTGCGGCCGAGGAGCTGCTGGCCCGCGGCGTGCCGTTCGACGCCGTCTTCTGCGGCAACGACTCCTTGGCGCTGGGGGCGGTGCACGCCCTGCGCCGCCACGGCCTCGACGTGCCCGGTGACGTGGCGGTCATCGGGGTGGACGACGTCAGGGACGCCGCGCGCAGCACCCCGGCCCTGAGCACGGTCGCCATCGACGTCGCCGAGCTCGCGGCGCGCGCGGTGCGGCTGCTCGTGGCCCAGATCGAGCGGGACACGTCCTACGAGGGCCCGCGGACCCGGACCGTCGAGCACCGCGTGGTGCAGCGCGAGACCACCTGA
- a CDS encoding alpha/beta fold hydrolase, with protein sequence MSRTFVLVPGACHGGWAWQAVANHLRAAGHTVHAYTPPGLGADDDRRGVGLDDVARDLVAYVKERDLHDVSLVGHSWGGMVLSAVAHDLEPRLAHLVYYGAFVPLAGESLRDLCPPHYQELFDSLAGASDDNSLTFPLPVLQGGFIQDASEDVQLLAHSLLTPQPYATMTDPVGRIDYAALDVAQSYVVSPDDLALPPGEFGWTPRFPERLHRPTVITSEGSHEAMFTRPDVVARDLLAAVGA encoded by the coding sequence GTGTCCCGCACCTTCGTCCTGGTCCCCGGCGCCTGCCACGGCGGCTGGGCCTGGCAGGCCGTCGCGAACCACCTGCGCGCCGCCGGCCACACCGTGCACGCGTACACCCCGCCCGGCCTCGGCGCCGACGACGACCGCCGCGGCGTCGGCCTCGACGACGTCGCCCGCGACCTCGTGGCCTACGTCAAGGAGCGCGACCTCCACGACGTCTCGCTGGTCGGCCACTCCTGGGGCGGCATGGTCCTGTCCGCCGTCGCGCACGACCTCGAGCCGCGCCTGGCCCACCTCGTCTACTACGGCGCGTTCGTGCCGCTGGCGGGGGAGTCGCTGCGCGACCTGTGCCCGCCGCACTACCAGGAGCTGTTCGACTCCCTGGCCGGCGCCAGCGACGACAACAGCCTCACCTTCCCGCTGCCGGTGCTGCAGGGAGGGTTCATTCAGGACGCCTCCGAGGACGTGCAGCTGCTCGCGCACTCCCTGCTCACGCCGCAGCCGTACGCCACCATGACCGACCCCGTGGGCCGCATCGACTACGCGGCCCTCGACGTCGCGCAGTCGTACGTGGTCTCCCCGGACGACCTCGCCCTCCCGCCGGGTGAGTTCGGGTGGACGCCGCGCTTCCCCGAACGCCTCCACCGACCCACGGTCATCACGAGCGAGGGCAGCCACGAGGCGATGTTCACCCGTCCCGACGTGGTCGCCCGGGACCTCCTCGCCGCCGTCGGGGCCTGA
- the folE gene encoding GTP cyclohydrolase I FolE: MPPPAGALGEGREAGVDLAAATAAARDLLRALGVDTDRPGTAGTPERMARAYAELLDPPPFTLTTFPNEEGYDEVVLARGIPFRSVCEHHLLPFVGVAHVGYLPGDRIVGLSKLARVVEHLAARPQVQERLTSQVATLLQQRLAPRGVGVVLDAEHLCMSVRGVRATGARTRTSALLGRMRTDGRTRTEFLALTDARAT; the protein is encoded by the coding sequence GTGCCACCGCCCGCCGGGGCGCTCGGCGAGGGGCGGGAGGCCGGTGTCGACCTGGCTGCCGCCACGGCCGCCGCCCGTGACCTCCTGCGGGCGCTCGGCGTCGACACCGACCGGCCCGGCACCGCCGGGACCCCGGAGCGGATGGCGCGCGCCTACGCGGAGCTGCTCGACCCCCCGCCCTTCACCCTCACCACCTTCCCCAACGAGGAGGGGTACGACGAGGTGGTGCTGGCCCGGGGGATCCCCTTCCGCTCGGTGTGCGAGCACCACCTGCTGCCCTTCGTCGGGGTCGCGCACGTCGGCTACCTGCCGGGAGACCGCATCGTGGGGCTGTCGAAGCTCGCGAGGGTGGTCGAGCACCTGGCCGCCCGCCCCCAGGTGCAGGAGCGGTTGACCAGCCAGGTCGCGACGCTGCTGCAGCAGCGGCTGGCGCCGCGAGGGGTCGGCGTCGTCCTGGACGCGGAGCACCTGTGCATGTCGGTGCGCGGCGTGCGCGCCACCGGAGCGCGCACCCGCACCAGCGCCCTGCTCGGCCGGATGCGCACCGACGGTCGCACCCGGACCGAGTTCCTCGCGCTGACGGATGCCCGGGCCACCTGA
- the purU gene encoding formyltetrahydrofolate deformylase: MTTATTRTTTGAAALVPQRGGAPGGAPQHGDLGRLLVRCQDRPGIVSAVSTFLADAGANVVSLAQHSTAPEGGTFFQRTEFRLPALAAARADLERTFAEQVAAPFGMDVTLREASKPQRVAIMVSKTDHCALDLLWRHRRGELPMTIAMVISNHPDLAEDVRGFGVPFVHVPATRDTREQAEARVLELLAGNVDLVVLARYMQIITPSFLEAVGCPLINIHHSFLPAFIGAGPYAKAKERGVKLVGATAHYVTAELDEGPIIEQDVVRVGHQHDTPDLVRLGADVERAVLSRAVRWHLEDRVLRHEGTTVVL; this comes from the coding sequence ATGACCACCGCGACCACCAGGACGACGACGGGTGCGGCGGCGCTCGTCCCCCAGCGCGGCGGCGCTCCGGGCGGCGCCCCGCAGCACGGTGACCTCGGCCGGCTGCTGGTGCGGTGCCAGGACCGGCCCGGCATCGTCTCCGCCGTCAGCACCTTCCTCGCCGACGCCGGCGCCAACGTGGTCTCCCTGGCCCAGCACTCCACCGCCCCTGAGGGCGGCACCTTCTTCCAGCGCACCGAGTTCCGCCTGCCCGCCCTGGCCGCAGCCCGTGCCGACCTGGAGCGGACCTTCGCCGAGCAGGTGGCGGCTCCGTTCGGGATGGACGTCACCCTGCGCGAGGCCAGCAAGCCCCAGCGGGTGGCGATCATGGTGTCCAAGACCGACCACTGCGCCCTGGACCTGCTGTGGCGCCACCGCCGCGGGGAGCTGCCGATGACCATCGCCATGGTCATCTCCAACCACCCCGACCTGGCCGAGGACGTGCGCGGCTTCGGGGTGCCCTTCGTCCACGTGCCCGCCACCAGGGACACCCGCGAGCAGGCCGAGGCCAGGGTGCTGGAGCTGCTGGCCGGGAACGTGGACCTGGTGGTGCTGGCCCGCTACATGCAGATCATCACCCCGTCGTTCCTGGAGGCGGTGGGCTGCCCCCTGATCAACATCCACCACTCCTTCCTGCCGGCGTTCATCGGCGCGGGTCCCTACGCCAAGGCCAAGGAGCGGGGGGTGAAGCTGGTGGGGGCCACCGCGCACTACGTCACCGCCGAGCTGGACGAGGGCCCGATCATCGAGCAGGACGTGGTGCGGGTGGGGCACCAGCACGACACCCCGGACCTGGTGCGCCTGGGCGCGGACGTGGAGCGGGCGGTGCTGTCGCGGGCGGTGCGCTGGCACCTGGAGGACCGGGTGCTGCGCCACGAGGGCACCACGGTCGTCCTGTGA
- a CDS encoding methylenetetrahydrofolate reductase: MTSDHTTRTSADLLVGASLEMTGKDAPGLLEAAGLLAPGTRVNVTYLGTEDDALRLDGVRAVLGQGLVPVPHIAARRQHSAEGLAGYCRALAEAGAITELLVVGGDPTSPEGPFPDALSLIRSGVLAQHGARGVAVTGYPDGHPAISSEALWSALEAKVSEVAAQGLDASVITQFGFDATTVLAWLEQVRARGIEVPVRVGVPGPAGVKRLLGYARRFGVGTSTSILRKYGLSMANLVSTAGPDRFVADLADQYDPARHGDVALHFYTFGGLRATAQWIQETRR; this comes from the coding sequence ATGACGAGCGACCACACGACCCGCACCTCAGCCGACCTCCTGGTCGGCGCGTCCCTGGAGATGACCGGCAAGGACGCCCCGGGGCTGCTGGAGGCCGCTGGCCTCCTGGCCCCGGGCACCCGGGTCAACGTCACGTACCTGGGCACCGAGGACGACGCGCTGCGCCTCGACGGCGTCCGTGCCGTGCTGGGGCAGGGGCTGGTACCGGTGCCGCACATCGCCGCGCGCCGCCAGCACTCCGCCGAGGGCCTGGCCGGCTACTGCCGGGCCCTCGCGGAGGCCGGCGCCATCACCGAGCTGCTCGTGGTGGGCGGAGACCCCACCTCGCCCGAGGGCCCCTTCCCGGACGCCCTCTCGCTGATCCGGTCCGGCGTGCTCGCGCAGCACGGGGCGCGCGGGGTGGCCGTCACGGGGTACCCCGACGGCCACCCCGCGATCAGCTCGGAGGCTCTCTGGTCGGCGCTCGAGGCCAAGGTGTCCGAGGTGGCGGCGCAGGGCCTCGACGCCAGCGTCATCACGCAGTTCGGCTTCGACGCCACCACCGTGCTCGCCTGGCTCGAGCAGGTGCGGGCGCGCGGCATCGAGGTGCCCGTGCGCGTCGGCGTGCCCGGTCCCGCCGGGGTCAAGCGCCTGCTCGGCTACGCCAGGCGGTTCGGGGTGGGCACCAGCACGAGCATCCTGCGCAAGTACGGCCTGTCGATGGCCAACCTCGTGAGCACCGCGGGACCCGACCGCTTCGTCGCCGACCTCGCGGACCAGTACGACCCCGCCCGCCACGGAGACGTGGCGCTGCACTTCTACACGTTCGGCGGCCTGCGGGCCACCGCCCAGTGGATCCAGGAGACCCGGCGATGA
- a CDS encoding alpha/beta fold hydrolase, translating into MKGSTVVLVGGAWHGGWAWRGVAEHLRAAGKTVLTPTLPGLADGDDPRGLTLADTGRAIVELVEGRDLHDVTLVAHSWGGYPVAAAAPALAGRLADVVFWSAFVPRSGVSLFDEVPQGYQELFAALASSSSDDTVALPLEVWQQGFMNDASEQAQQIVHRLLVPQPYQYFTEALDHVDPQSWGVPLSYVLSDLDVGLPPGDDGWGKFIARLGVQARSAPGSHEALLTEPAGLAAALLDA; encoded by the coding sequence GTGAAGGGCAGCACCGTCGTCCTGGTGGGCGGCGCCTGGCACGGCGGATGGGCCTGGCGGGGCGTGGCGGAGCACCTGCGCGCCGCCGGCAAGACGGTCCTGACCCCGACCCTGCCGGGGCTGGCGGACGGTGACGACCCGCGCGGGCTCACCCTGGCCGACACCGGGCGCGCGATCGTGGAGCTCGTGGAGGGCCGCGACCTGCACGACGTCACGCTGGTCGCGCACAGCTGGGGCGGCTACCCCGTGGCCGCCGCGGCGCCCGCGCTCGCCGGCCGTCTCGCCGACGTCGTCTTCTGGAGCGCCTTCGTGCCCCGCAGCGGCGTCTCCCTGTTCGACGAGGTGCCCCAGGGCTACCAGGAGCTGTTCGCCGCGCTGGCGTCGTCGTCGTCGGACGACACCGTCGCGCTGCCCCTGGAGGTGTGGCAGCAGGGCTTCATGAACGACGCGTCCGAGCAGGCCCAGCAGATCGTGCACCGGCTGCTGGTGCCCCAGCCGTACCAGTACTTCACCGAGGCGCTCGACCACGTCGACCCGCAGAGCTGGGGGGTGCCGCTGTCGTACGTGCTCAGCGACCTCGACGTCGGCCTGCCGCCCGGCGACGACGGGTGGGGGAAGTTCATCGCGCGTCTCGGAGTGCAGGCGCGCTCGGCACCGGGCAGCCACGAGGCCCTGCTGACCGAGCCGGCGGGTCTCGCCGCCGCGCTGCTGGACGCGTGA
- a CDS encoding aminomethyl transferase family protein has product MSDAGGATQESLQQLIDRTPDLVEHFSNDAPAPHFARSGSKSAAFIPPAFTNWRDEQTAWDETAALFHQSHHMPELFLSGPDALRLLEHLGINSVANFTTDRAKQYVVCAPSGHVIGDCIAYRLGEDRFELVSGMPLQDWVAYHAETGDWDVQVVRDAPSNINPAGGRTNFRFQLDGPAAQDVFREVVEGDVPEIGFFRTATVTIAGVDVLVLRHGMAGHRGVELSGPFAEEERVRDAILEVGARYGIKPVGTSAYFSTPLSNAWMAYPVPAIFTGEELRGFREWLPGDGWEARTELGGSFRSPRIEDYYATPYDLGYGNIVKFDHDFIGREALEAIAPEQRRTKVSLVWNRDDVAKVLASQFGPGPRYKSIEMPVAYYAWNQFDEVRSTSGEFAGVSCHAGYLNPEGELLSLAMLHHGHATVGDEVVLTWGEPDGGSRKPQVERHEQTTIRATVAPAPYASSVQHLMRAGASAVTA; this is encoded by the coding sequence ATGTCTGACGCAGGTGGAGCCACGCAGGAGTCGCTCCAGCAGCTCATCGACCGCACTCCCGACCTGGTCGAGCACTTCTCCAACGACGCCCCCGCACCCCACTTCGCGCGGTCGGGCAGCAAGTCCGCGGCCTTCATCCCGCCGGCGTTCACCAACTGGCGCGACGAGCAGACCGCCTGGGACGAGACCGCGGCGCTGTTCCACCAGTCCCACCACATGCCCGAGCTGTTCCTGTCCGGCCCCGACGCGCTGCGGCTGCTCGAGCACCTCGGCATCAACAGCGTCGCCAACTTCACCACCGACCGCGCCAAGCAGTACGTGGTCTGCGCCCCCAGCGGCCACGTCATCGGCGACTGCATCGCCTACCGCCTCGGCGAGGACCGCTTCGAGCTGGTGAGCGGCATGCCCCTGCAGGACTGGGTCGCCTACCACGCCGAGACCGGCGACTGGGACGTGCAGGTCGTGCGGGACGCGCCCTCGAACATCAACCCCGCGGGCGGACGCACCAACTTCCGGTTCCAGCTGGACGGCCCCGCGGCGCAGGACGTCTTCCGCGAGGTGGTCGAGGGCGACGTGCCCGAGATCGGCTTCTTCCGCACCGCCACGGTGACGATCGCCGGGGTGGACGTGCTCGTGCTGCGCCACGGCATGGCGGGCCACCGCGGCGTGGAGCTGTCGGGGCCGTTCGCCGAGGAGGAGCGCGTGCGTGACGCGATCCTCGAGGTCGGAGCCCGCTACGGCATCAAGCCGGTGGGCACCAGCGCCTACTTCAGCACCCCGCTGTCCAACGCGTGGATGGCCTACCCGGTCCCGGCGATCTTCACCGGCGAGGAGCTGCGCGGCTTCCGCGAGTGGCTCCCCGGCGACGGCTGGGAGGCCCGCACCGAGCTCGGCGGCAGCTTCCGCTCCCCGCGCATCGAGGACTACTACGCGACCCCGTACGACCTGGGCTACGGGAACATCGTCAAGTTCGACCACGACTTCATCGGCCGCGAGGCGCTCGAGGCCATCGCGCCCGAGCAGCGCCGCACCAAGGTGAGCCTCGTCTGGAACCGCGACGACGTCGCCAAGGTCCTCGCGTCGCAGTTCGGCCCCGGCCCGCGCTACAAGTCCATCGAGATGCCGGTCGCCTACTACGCCTGGAACCAGTTCGACGAGGTGCGCAGCACCTCGGGGGAGTTCGCCGGTGTCTCCTGCCACGCCGGGTACCTCAACCCCGAGGGCGAGCTGCTCTCCCTGGCGATGCTGCACCACGGCCACGCGACCGTCGGCGACGAGGTCGTGCTGACCTGGGGCGAGCCCGACGGCGGCTCCCGCAAGCCGCAGGTGGAGCGCCACGAGCAGACCACCATCCGCGCCACGGTCGCCCCGGCGCCCTACGCCTCCTCGGTGCAGCACCTCATGCGCGCCGGTGCGTCGGCGGTGACGGCGTGA
- a CDS encoding TetR/AcrR family transcriptional regulator has protein sequence MTDTEPAVRRGRPRDPAKDVAVLEATIALLAQEGLGRVSMDRVATAAGVSKVTIYTRWSSRDDLIAAALQHLELGDLPPATGDLREDLVSRLEAMRRQYERVGGMSIIGSCLAGEPSSGQMLEIIRRSTLLPRREHFAEVVRTAIDRGTLPADLDVERFTSLLIGSLYADHLAGRPLDEHWAPAVVDLALRGALA, from the coding sequence GTGACGGACACGGAGCCGGCGGTCCGGCGCGGACGGCCGCGGGACCCCGCCAAGGACGTCGCCGTGCTGGAGGCGACCATCGCCCTGCTGGCCCAGGAGGGACTGGGGCGGGTCTCCATGGACCGCGTCGCCACGGCGGCGGGCGTGTCGAAGGTGACCATCTACACGCGCTGGAGCAGTCGCGACGACCTCATCGCCGCCGCCCTGCAGCACCTCGAGCTGGGTGACCTCCCCCCCGCCACGGGCGACCTGCGCGAAGACCTCGTGAGCCGCCTCGAGGCCATGAGGCGCCAGTACGAGCGCGTGGGCGGCATGAGCATCATCGGCAGCTGCCTGGCCGGTGAGCCGAGCTCGGGGCAGATGCTGGAGATCATCCGCCGCAGCACTCTTCTACCCCGGCGCGAGCACTTCGCCGAGGTGGTGCGCACCGCGATCGACCGCGGGACCCTGCCCGCCGACCTCGACGTGGAGCGCTTCACCAGCCTGCTCATCGGCTCCCTGTACGCCGACCACCTGGCCGGGCGCCCCCTCGACGAGCACTGGGCGCCGGCGGTGGTGGACCTGGCGCTGCGGGGCGCGCTCGCCTGA
- a CDS encoding methyl-accepting chemotaxis protein — protein MSTSSPGPRLRTSRWTVRTRLLAVTVTLAVAVLGMGGVGVVQVLDVNSRAQEVRTAGTLPLERLGTLNADWQTYLTNNARAFVAGLTPEQQTQFKQITQKSLDQVGKDLDGMAGVPLTPAAEDSIKTVSTTMVSYRDVIAKVVTGLETGDTAALAKVIPQALEHEAEIQKAISAALAAQSTAAAAAAAQAQAASDAAVRILAVIALAALVASVTLALVVTRSITRPLDRVRGVLAAVAAGDLRARAGISGRDELASVSDSLDQTLEGFGRAMAVVIATTGQLTGTSRVLDQLAADVAAKADEAAAQADVVSAAALTVSGSVDTVAAGSGEMQTAIGEISASAAEAAAVAAQAVEAVEDTTTTVARLGASSQEIASVVKLITSIAEQTNLLALNATIEAARAGEAGKGFAVVAGEVKELARQTAQATEDISRRVSAIQGDTDGAVSAIERISEVISRINDHQTTIAAAVEEQSATSREMTRNVADAASGAQEIAANTSALAAGAEGSRGRAAETRSASAELTALGAQLQEAVAGFTV, from the coding sequence GTGTCCACCTCGTCCCCTGGCCCGCGCCTCCGCACGTCGCGGTGGACCGTCCGGACCCGTCTGCTCGCCGTGACCGTCACCCTGGCCGTGGCCGTGCTCGGCATGGGCGGCGTCGGCGTCGTCCAGGTGCTGGACGTCAACAGCCGGGCCCAGGAGGTCCGGACCGCGGGCACCCTGCCCCTGGAGCGGCTCGGCACGCTGAACGCGGACTGGCAGACCTACCTCACGAACAACGCGCGGGCCTTCGTCGCCGGGCTGACCCCCGAGCAGCAGACGCAGTTCAAGCAGATCACGCAGAAGTCCCTCGACCAGGTCGGGAAGGACCTCGACGGCATGGCGGGGGTCCCCTTGACGCCCGCGGCCGAGGACTCGATCAAGACCGTGTCGACCACCATGGTCTCCTACCGCGACGTCATCGCCAAGGTGGTCACCGGCCTGGAGACCGGTGACACCGCCGCGCTGGCGAAGGTCATCCCCCAGGCCCTCGAGCACGAGGCCGAGATCCAGAAGGCGATCTCGGCGGCGCTCGCGGCGCAGTCGACGGCAGCGGCCGCCGCCGCCGCGCAGGCCCAGGCCGCCTCCGACGCCGCGGTCAGGATCCTCGCGGTGATCGCCCTGGCCGCGCTCGTCGCCTCCGTGACCCTCGCCCTGGTCGTCACGCGCAGCATCACCCGACCGCTCGACCGCGTCCGCGGCGTGCTGGCAGCGGTGGCCGCAGGAGACCTGCGCGCCCGCGCCGGCATCAGCGGCAGGGACGAGCTCGCCTCCGTCTCGGACTCCCTCGACCAGACCCTCGAGGGCTTCGGCCGTGCGATGGCGGTGGTCATCGCCACCACCGGTCAGCTCACCGGCACGTCACGGGTGCTGGACCAGCTGGCGGCGGACGTGGCCGCCAAGGCCGACGAGGCGGCCGCCCAGGCCGACGTCGTCTCCGCGGCCGCCCTGACGGTGTCGGGGAGCGTCGACACGGTCGCGGCGGGCTCCGGGGAGATGCAGACGGCGATCGGCGAGATCTCGGCCAGCGCCGCCGAGGCCGCTGCCGTCGCCGCGCAGGCGGTGGAGGCCGTCGAGGACACCACGACCACCGTCGCCCGTCTGGGGGCCTCCAGCCAGGAGATCGCGTCGGTGGTCAAGCTCATCACCTCGATCGCCGAGCAGACCAACCTGCTGGCCCTGAACGCCACCATCGAGGCCGCCCGCGCCGGCGAGGCCGGCAAGGGCTTCGCGGTGGTGGCCGGGGAGGTCAAGGAGCTGGCCCGCCAGACCGCGCAGGCCACCGAGGACATCTCGCGCCGGGTCAGCGCCATCCAGGGCGACACCGACGGCGCGGTCTCGGCCATCGAGCGCATCAGCGAGGTGATCAGCCGCATCAACGACCACCAGACGACCATCGCCGCCGCCGTGGAGGAGCAGTCGGCCACCTCCCGGGAGATGACCCGCAACGTCGCTGACGCGGCCTCCGGCGCCCAGGAGATCGCCGCCAACACCTCCGCCCTGGCGGCTGGCGCCGAGGGCAGCCGCGGTCGGGCCGCGGAGACCCGCAGCGCGTCCGCTGAGCTGACCGCGCTCGGCGCGCAGCTCCAGGAGGCCGTCGCCGGGTTCACCGTCTGA
- a CDS encoding LacI family DNA-binding transcriptional regulator — translation MTTSPRRPVTMADVGAVAGVTSRTVSNVLSGNKPVSPTTRDAVMTAVRQLGYQMNVSARGLRTGRTGLLTLAVPALRIDYFAELALAVVDAAERRGWAVTLQQTQSDRSRELAILGGHDRLLSDGLIFQPHALGPDDRDLLVSDQPVVLLADHPLQAGADQLVLDNVAIGRAGTSHLLGRGRRRIAMIGPNRDSGASLAGAYRLRGYRQALEAAGLASAPELVVEAQRWTWEGGAAAAAELLASGAAFDALFCGNDSLALGAMHVLLSHGLDVPGDVAVVGVDDIKDAARSHPALSTVALETTATASTAVGLLLAQVERDPSYRGPMTRTVPHRVVERASS, via the coding sequence ATGACGACGAGCCCGCGGCGACCGGTGACCATGGCCGACGTCGGCGCCGTCGCGGGGGTCACGAGCCGGACCGTGTCCAACGTCCTGTCGGGCAACAAGCCGGTCTCCCCGACGACCCGCGACGCCGTCATGACGGCCGTGCGGCAGCTGGGCTACCAGATGAACGTCTCCGCCCGCGGCCTGCGGACCGGCCGCACCGGTCTGCTGACCCTGGCCGTGCCCGCCCTGCGCATCGACTACTTCGCTGAGCTCGCCCTGGCCGTGGTCGACGCCGCCGAGCGCCGGGGCTGGGCGGTCACCCTGCAGCAGACCCAGTCCGACCGGTCGCGGGAGCTGGCCATCCTCGGCGGCCACGACCGCCTGCTCAGCGACGGCCTCATCTTCCAGCCCCACGCCCTCGGGCCTGACGACCGCGACCTGCTGGTCAGCGACCAGCCGGTGGTCCTGCTGGCGGACCACCCGCTGCAGGCCGGTGCAGACCAGCTGGTCCTGGACAACGTGGCGATCGGTCGCGCGGGGACCTCCCACCTGCTGGGCCGGGGGCGTCGGCGCATCGCGATGATCGGTCCCAACCGCGACTCCGGAGCGAGCCTGGCCGGCGCCTACCGGCTGCGGGGCTACCGCCAGGCGCTGGAGGCGGCGGGGCTGGCGTCGGCGCCCGAGCTGGTGGTGGAGGCGCAGCGGTGGACGTGGGAGGGCGGAGCCGCGGCTGCCGCGGAGCTCCTCGCCTCCGGCGCCGCCTTCGACGCACTGTTCTGCGGCAACGACTCCCTGGCGCTGGGCGCGATGCACGTCCTGCTCAGCCACGGGCTGGACGTCCCCGGGGACGTCGCGGTGGTGGGGGTGGACGACATCAAGGACGCCGCTCGCAGTCACCCCGCGCTGAGCACCGTCGCGCTCGAGACCACTGCGACCGCCTCCACCGCGGTGGGACTGCTGCTGGCCCAGGTCGAGCGCGACCCGTCCTACCGGGGCCCGATGACGCGGACCGTCCCCCACCGCGTCGTGGAGCGGGCGAGCAGCTGA
- a CDS encoding PaaX family transcriptional regulator: MTAAPRSLVLDLFGDYLRYTGGEVLLGHMTELLGAFDVAPATVRMTLSRLRREGWFTTRRIGRETVYRLSDEMLALLEQGRRRIFAVPAQEWDRTWTMLIYGLAEADRSGRDELRRTLAWHGFGQMATSTWLAPGDRRAEIEAATAELLGGELAQRTDVFTCASRDHEHDRALAARCWDLPALAAEYREFIEANAELAAHPERLEGAAALVARTQLVSTYRHFPFKDPRLPVELCPSDWPGQRAWELFTRTHAALGPAARAHVESVVQTEVPEPPAVT; this comes from the coding sequence GTGACGGCCGCCCCTCGCTCGCTCGTGCTGGACCTCTTCGGCGACTACCTGCGCTACACCGGCGGCGAGGTGCTCCTGGGGCACATGACCGAGCTGCTGGGCGCCTTCGACGTCGCCCCCGCCACGGTCCGGATGACGCTGTCGCGCCTGCGCCGCGAGGGCTGGTTCACCACCCGCCGCATCGGGCGGGAGACCGTCTACCGGCTCAGCGACGAGATGCTCGCGCTGCTCGAGCAGGGCCGACGGCGGATCTTCGCGGTGCCCGCGCAGGAGTGGGACCGCACGTGGACGATGCTCATCTACGGGCTGGCGGAGGCGGACCGCAGCGGCCGCGACGAGCTGCGCCGCACCCTGGCCTGGCACGGCTTCGGCCAGATGGCGACCTCCACGTGGCTGGCGCCGGGGGACCGGCGCGCCGAGATCGAGGCCGCCACCGCCGAGCTGCTCGGGGGCGAGCTGGCGCAGCGCACCGACGTCTTCACCTGCGCCTCCCGAGACCACGAGCACGACCGCGCGCTCGCGGCGCGCTGCTGGGACCTGCCGGCGCTGGCCGCGGAGTACCGGGAGTTCATCGAGGCCAACGCCGAGCTGGCCGCCCACCCGGAGCGCCTGGAGGGTGCCGCGGCGCTCGTGGCGCGCACCCAGCTGGTCTCCACCTACCGGCACTTCCCCTTCAAGGACCCCCGCCTGCCGGTCGAGCTGTGCCCGTCGGACTGGCCGGGCCAGCGCGCCTGGGAGCTCTTCACCCGCACCCACGCCGCGCTGGGGCCCGCGGCTCGCGCCCACGTCGAGTCCGTGGTGCAGACCGAGGTGCCCGAGCCCCCCGCGGTCACCTGA